Proteins from a single region of Allocatelliglobosispora scoriae:
- a CDS encoding sensor domain-containing diguanylate cyclase — protein MAVTWRGHVARIATDRLVIALALGAALSIGLIGAAEAATGASISWAVQVALDVVFVLLARQVAERSTGAPPVRRFWRLTAIGGTLFTVGDLIQLRVSWGDADASAAGGVAQTIMVGAGAGCVAWALLTYPLQVQGREQLRVRLDAATVMCGVAVLTWSATVREAFLPVTSPELASTVLGACLMLASAFAVVRLILSGSAPFTLAAGLTGGLGALLVGIGTALNTAVAEATEIRALLVARLLPSFLIAVAPRIQLLQMRTGAAEQHRRRPAAYSWLPYAAIAGTDLLLVVQLFREGLTVRSGGTLLGVVATTALVIARQHVAFTDNAQLLADVDRSMLELRHQEERFQSLVQHSSDITMLIDRAGRVVYASPALERQLGIDPRHAVGRSALEVLRPEDLQAARDTFRDLARGLTGNMALQLEVQPADGPPRWLELVITNLLDDASVAAIVVNGRDVTESRQLQDRLRHEATHDYLTGLANRALLDARMRDTLRHDDTGGRLAVLIIDLDRFKAVNDRLGHHVGDQLLVIVGDRLRECVRVRDTVARLGGDEFAILLTDTSTAGAQATATRILAALATPVRVGDHELEVRASIGIAVTCTPEQSDAGQPADRSTDQVDELLRAADAAMYQAKSNPSGTRMHVSDHCRPST, from the coding sequence ATGGCCGTGACGTGGCGGGGTCACGTGGCCAGGATCGCGACCGACCGGCTGGTCATCGCGCTGGCACTGGGCGCGGCGCTGTCGATCGGGCTGATCGGCGCCGCCGAGGCCGCGACCGGAGCCTCGATCTCCTGGGCCGTGCAGGTCGCGCTCGACGTGGTCTTCGTCCTCCTGGCCCGGCAGGTCGCCGAGCGCTCGACCGGCGCGCCACCGGTGCGGCGGTTCTGGCGGTTGACCGCGATCGGCGGCACGCTCTTCACCGTCGGCGACCTGATCCAACTCCGGGTGTCCTGGGGCGATGCCGACGCCAGCGCCGCGGGCGGCGTCGCGCAAACGATCATGGTGGGCGCCGGTGCCGGCTGTGTCGCCTGGGCGCTGCTCACCTACCCGCTCCAGGTCCAGGGCAGAGAACAGCTGCGGGTACGCCTCGACGCCGCCACGGTGATGTGCGGTGTCGCGGTGCTGACCTGGTCGGCGACCGTCCGGGAGGCCTTCCTGCCCGTCACCTCGCCCGAGCTCGCCAGCACCGTGCTCGGCGCCTGCCTCATGCTCGCGTCGGCGTTCGCCGTGGTGCGCCTGATCCTCAGCGGCTCGGCCCCGTTCACCCTCGCGGCCGGGCTCACCGGCGGCCTCGGCGCCCTGCTGGTCGGCATCGGCACCGCGCTGAACACCGCCGTCGCCGAGGCGACCGAGATCAGGGCGCTGCTGGTGGCGCGCCTGCTGCCGAGCTTCCTCATCGCCGTCGCCCCGCGCATCCAGCTGCTTCAGATGCGTACCGGGGCGGCGGAGCAGCACCGCCGTCGGCCCGCCGCCTACAGCTGGCTGCCCTACGCGGCGATCGCCGGCACCGACCTGCTGCTCGTCGTCCAGCTGTTCCGCGAAGGGCTCACCGTACGCAGCGGTGGCACCCTGCTCGGCGTCGTGGCGACGACCGCGCTGGTGATCGCGCGCCAGCACGTGGCGTTCACCGACAACGCGCAGCTGCTCGCCGACGTCGACCGCAGCATGCTGGAGCTGCGCCACCAGGAGGAGCGGTTCCAGTCCCTGGTCCAGCACTCCTCGGACATCACCATGCTCATCGACCGTGCGGGCCGGGTCGTCTACGCCAGCCCGGCGCTGGAGCGTCAGCTCGGCATCGACCCCCGGCACGCCGTCGGGCGATCGGCGCTGGAGGTGCTGCGGCCCGAGGACCTGCAGGCGGCCAGGGACACCTTCCGCGATCTCGCGCGCGGCCTCACCGGCAACATGGCGCTCCAGCTGGAGGTCCAGCCCGCCGACGGCCCGCCGCGCTGGCTGGAACTGGTCATCACCAACCTCCTCGACGACGCCAGCGTGGCGGCGATCGTGGTCAACGGCCGCGACGTCACCGAGTCGCGGCAGCTCCAGGACCGGCTGCGCCACGAGGCCACCCACGACTACCTCACCGGCCTCGCCAACCGCGCGCTGCTCGACGCCCGGATGCGCGACACGCTGCGGCACGACGACACGGGCGGTCGGCTCGCCGTCCTGATCATCGATCTCGATCGGTTCAAGGCGGTCAACGACCGGCTCGGGCACCACGTCGGCGACCAGCTGCTCGTCATCGTCGGCGACCGGCTGCGCGAGTGCGTACGGGTGCGCGACACCGTGGCCCGGCTCGGCGGGGACGAGTTCGCGATCCTGCTGACCGACACCTCGACCGCCGGCGCCCAGGCGACCGCGACCCGGATCCTGGCGGCGCTCGCCACCCCGGTCCGGGTCGGCGACCACGAGCTGGAGGTCCGGGCCAGCATCGGCATCGCCGTCACCTGCACGCCCGAGCAGTCCGATGCCGGGCAGCCCGCCGACCGCTCGACCGACCAGGTCGACGAGCTGCTGCGCGCCGCCGACGCCGCCATGTACCAGGCCAAGAGCAACCCGTCGGGCACCCGGATGCACGTCAGCGATCACTGCCGACCGTCCACATAA
- a CDS encoding LacI family DNA-binding transcriptional regulator yields the protein MGRRRSSAVTLTDVAGLAGVSVATASKALNARDQVAPATRQRVLQAAAELSFQPNVLAKGLISGRTRTIGLLTDELGGRFSIPILLGVENSLGNEQMSVLLCDARGDAIRRQHYIRTMIARQVDGFIVIGDSNDQRPSLTQDIPVPVVYVYGESTDPADLSVLADDEGGGRLAGEHLVSLNRRRIGHITGPQSYRAARDRATGLAGVLAEAGLTLAGDRPLFGEWSQHWGRHAARTLLTADPTVDAIFCGNDQIATGVVEALLDLGRRIPQDVAIVGYDNWEVFAADCRIPLTTVDLNMERLGATAVQQLFAALDGQRPSGVIRQPCRLVVRESTGPLPRS from the coding sequence GTGGGCAGGCGCAGATCATCAGCGGTCACCCTCACCGACGTCGCCGGGCTCGCCGGCGTCTCGGTCGCCACCGCGTCCAAGGCGCTCAACGCCCGGGACCAGGTCGCACCCGCTACCCGCCAACGGGTGCTGCAGGCCGCCGCGGAGCTCTCCTTCCAGCCCAACGTGCTGGCCAAGGGGCTCATCTCCGGGCGCACCCGCACCATCGGCCTGCTCACCGACGAGCTCGGCGGCCGGTTCAGCATCCCGATCCTGCTCGGTGTGGAGAATTCGCTCGGCAACGAGCAGATGTCCGTGCTGCTCTGCGACGCCCGCGGCGACGCGATCCGGCGCCAGCACTACATCCGCACCATGATCGCCCGCCAGGTCGACGGCTTCATCGTCATCGGCGACAGCAACGACCAGCGCCCGTCGCTCACCCAGGACATCCCCGTCCCGGTCGTCTACGTCTACGGCGAGTCCACCGACCCGGCCGACCTCTCCGTCCTCGCCGACGACGAGGGCGGCGGGCGGCTCGCCGGGGAGCACCTCGTCTCGCTCAACCGCCGCCGCATCGGCCACATCACCGGGCCGCAGAGCTACCGGGCCGCCCGCGACCGGGCCACCGGGCTCGCCGGGGTGCTCGCCGAGGCCGGGCTCACCCTCGCCGGGGACCGGCCGCTGTTCGGCGAGTGGTCCCAGCACTGGGGGCGGCACGCCGCGCGGACGCTGCTGACCGCCGACCCGACCGTCGACGCGATCTTCTGCGGCAACGACCAGATCGCCACCGGTGTCGTCGAGGCGCTGCTCGACCTCGGGCGGCGCATCCCCCAGGATGTCGCGATCGTCGGCTATGACAACTGGGAGGTCTTCGCCGCCGACTGCCGGATCCCGCTCACCACCGTGGATCTCAACATGGAGCGGCTCGGCGCGACCGCGGTGCAGCAGCTCTTCGCCGCGCTCGACGGCCAGCGGCCCAGCGGTGTCATCCGCCAGCCGTGCCGCCTCGTCGTCCGCGAGTCGACCGGGCCGCTGCCCCGGTCCTGA
- a CDS encoding glycoside hydrolase family 127 protein yields the protein MLVHTHPADLTGGRPVVPSRTALRPLGLAEARITGGFWASRQQVNGAVTLDHHRSWLDKLGWTGNFDPATGSTGSPERRGREFTDSEVYKLLEAMAWEVGRTGDADRDREVVELTALIARGQSPDGYLNTAFGRPGQRPRYSDLASGHELYCTGHLLQAAVARARTSGPDQLLDVARRAADHVCDTFGEGGHTGLCGHPEIETALVELARVTGEQRYLDQAALFVARRGHRSLPPHHFGWSYYSDDIPVRDATVLRGHVVRSLYLACGAVDVAVETGDAELLGAVVAQFDQTLARRTYLTGGMGSRHTDEAFGDDFMLPADRAYSETCAGIAAIMLAWRLLLATGEIRYSDIIERILYNVLAASISDDGRSFFYAHTLHQRTRTELLPPDQEQLGFGGGPRAPWFEVSCCLANIARTLSTLATYLATADGDGVQIHQYADAVIRTPLDGGRAVGLRMRTSYPDDGAVGIVVTETAPGPWSITLRVPEWATEATLVDGGERRPVTGRTAVVRREFAVGDELRLELPMRPRWTSPDPRIDAVRGCVAVERGPLVLCAESPDQPTDDLDRLRIDTSAAPVDASGTVTVLGHFAEPDDAGWPYGRTVPEEEPASHPVVLVPYHSWARRGPSTMRVWLPTS from the coding sequence ATGCTAGTCCACACGCACCCCGCAGACCTGACCGGCGGCCGACCCGTCGTGCCGTCTCGGACCGCGCTCCGCCCGCTGGGCCTGGCCGAGGCGAGGATCACCGGTGGGTTCTGGGCGTCGCGGCAGCAGGTCAACGGCGCGGTCACCCTGGACCACCACCGGTCCTGGCTGGACAAGCTCGGCTGGACCGGCAATTTCGATCCCGCCACCGGCTCGACCGGCTCGCCCGAGCGGCGCGGGCGGGAGTTCACCGACTCCGAGGTCTACAAGCTCCTCGAGGCGATGGCCTGGGAGGTGGGCCGCACCGGCGACGCCGACCGGGACCGGGAGGTCGTCGAGCTGACCGCGCTCATCGCGCGGGGCCAGTCGCCCGACGGCTACCTCAACACCGCCTTCGGCCGGCCGGGCCAGCGTCCCCGCTACAGCGACCTGGCGTCGGGCCACGAGCTCTACTGCACCGGGCACCTGCTGCAGGCCGCCGTCGCCCGGGCCCGCACCAGCGGGCCCGACCAGCTCCTCGACGTGGCCCGCCGCGCCGCCGACCACGTCTGCGACACCTTCGGCGAGGGCGGGCACACCGGCCTGTGTGGACACCCGGAGATCGAGACGGCCCTCGTCGAGCTGGCCCGGGTCACCGGCGAGCAGCGCTACCTCGACCAGGCCGCCCTCTTCGTGGCGCGCCGGGGGCACCGGTCGCTGCCGCCGCACCACTTCGGCTGGTCCTACTACAGCGACGACATCCCGGTCCGCGACGCCACGGTGCTGCGCGGCCACGTCGTCCGCTCCCTCTACCTCGCCTGCGGCGCGGTCGACGTGGCGGTCGAGACCGGCGACGCGGAGCTGCTCGGCGCGGTCGTCGCGCAGTTCGACCAGACGCTGGCCCGGCGCACCTACCTGACCGGCGGGATGGGGTCGCGCCACACCGACGAGGCGTTCGGCGACGACTTCATGCTGCCGGCCGACCGCGCCTACTCCGAGACCTGCGCCGGGATCGCCGCGATCATGCTCGCCTGGCGGCTGCTGCTCGCCACCGGGGAGATCCGCTACAGCGACATCATCGAGCGCATCCTCTACAACGTGCTCGCCGCATCGATCAGCGACGACGGCCGGTCGTTCTTCTACGCGCACACGCTGCACCAGCGCACCCGGACCGAGCTGCTGCCGCCCGACCAGGAGCAGCTCGGCTTCGGCGGCGGGCCGCGGGCGCCGTGGTTCGAGGTCTCCTGCTGCCTGGCGAACATCGCCCGGACGCTGTCGACACTCGCGACCTACCTCGCCACGGCGGACGGCGACGGGGTGCAGATCCACCAGTACGCCGACGCGGTGATCCGCACACCGCTGGACGGGGGCCGGGCGGTCGGCCTGCGGATGCGCACCTCCTACCCCGATGACGGCGCGGTCGGCATCGTGGTCACCGAGACCGCGCCCGGGCCGTGGAGCATCACGCTGCGCGTACCGGAGTGGGCGACGGAGGCGACGCTCGTCGACGGGGGCGAGCGTCGCCCGGTGACGGGCCGCACCGCCGTCGTCCGCCGGGAGTTCGCCGTCGGCGACGAACTGCGGCTGGAGCTGCCGATGCGCCCGCGCTGGACGTCGCCGGACCCCCGGATCGACGCCGTCCGCGGCTGCGTGGCGGTCGAGCGGGGCCCGCTGGTGCTCTGTGCGGAGTCGCCCGACCAACCCACCGACGACCTCGACCGGCTGCGGATCGACACCTCCGCCGCGCCCGTCGATGCAAGCGGCACGGTGACCGTCCTCGGTCACTTCGCCGAGCCCGACGACGCGGGCTGGCCCTACGGCCGGACCGTGCCCGAGGAGGAGCCCGCATCGCACCCCGTTGTCCTGGTGCCTTACCACAGCTGGGCCCGGCGCGGGCCGTCCACCATGCGGGTCTGGTTGCCCACCTCGTGA
- a CDS encoding ABC transporter substrate-binding protein → MKRNLAGRTTSLLAAALLVAGLSACADDKAADATSVAGVDDGATLTLWTRAATESVTKAYAEAYNKTHKNQVQVTAYPGEEYPAKLASAAGAKALPDLFASDVVFSAQFASEGLWQDLTARFDASGFKGKVAPAHVAAGTWEGKTYALPHTIDMSVMLYNKDLYTRAGLDPEKGPTSLTEYAEHARKIDALGGDINGTYFGGNCGGCVEFTFWPSVWAAGGNVIDDKGRNAKVDSKEMADVFALYRKLYDDGVAAPGSKDEAGPTWLGALQNGKIGIAPGPSVWLGIIEKAGVKMGVAPITGLTGGESTFVGGDAIGISATTAKGNQAWDFIKWTMSDEAQIEIIAKNTGVPFRTDLAENKYSSADPRIVMINKLMAKGKTPYARNFNASFNDPQSPWLATVRGALFGDAGKALTDGNIAISKSLQQS, encoded by the coding sequence GTGAAACGTAATCTCGCAGGCCGGACGACGAGTCTGCTGGCCGCGGCGCTGCTCGTCGCGGGGCTTTCGGCGTGTGCCGACGACAAGGCTGCGGACGCCACCAGCGTGGCCGGGGTCGACGACGGCGCCACCCTGACGCTGTGGACCCGGGCGGCGACGGAGTCGGTCACCAAGGCCTACGCCGAGGCTTACAACAAGACGCACAAGAACCAGGTGCAGGTCACGGCCTATCCGGGTGAGGAGTACCCGGCGAAGCTGGCGTCCGCCGCCGGCGCGAAGGCGCTGCCGGACCTCTTCGCGTCCGATGTGGTCTTCTCCGCGCAGTTCGCCTCCGAAGGGCTCTGGCAGGACCTCACCGCTCGCTTCGACGCCTCCGGTTTCAAGGGCAAGGTCGCCCCGGCCCACGTCGCGGCCGGCACCTGGGAGGGCAAGACCTACGCCCTGCCGCACACCATCGACATGTCGGTGATGCTCTACAACAAGGACCTCTACACCAGGGCGGGTCTGGACCCGGAGAAGGGTCCGACGTCGCTGACCGAGTACGCCGAGCACGCCCGCAAGATCGACGCGCTGGGCGGCGACATCAACGGCACCTACTTCGGCGGCAACTGCGGCGGCTGCGTCGAGTTCACCTTCTGGCCCTCGGTCTGGGCCGCCGGTGGCAACGTCATCGATGACAAGGGTCGCAATGCGAAGGTCGACTCCAAGGAGATGGCCGACGTCTTCGCCCTCTACCGCAAGCTCTACGACGATGGCGTCGCCGCGCCGGGCTCGAAGGACGAGGCGGGTCCGACCTGGCTCGGCGCCCTGCAGAACGGCAAGATCGGCATCGCGCCCGGCCCGTCGGTCTGGCTCGGGATCATCGAGAAGGCCGGTGTGAAGATGGGCGTCGCCCCGATCACCGGGCTCACCGGCGGCGAGTCGACCTTCGTCGGCGGCGACGCGATCGGCATCAGCGCCACCACGGCCAAGGGCAACCAGGCCTGGGACTTCATCAAGTGGACGATGTCCGACGAGGCCCAGATCGAGATCATCGCCAAGAACACCGGCGTGCCGTTCCGCACCGACCTCGCCGAGAACAAGTACTCCTCGGCCGACCCCCGGATCGTCATGATCAACAAGTTGATGGCGAAGGGCAAGACCCCCTATGCCCGCAACTTCAACGCCTCCTTCAACGACCCGCAGAGCCCCTGGCTGGCGACGGTGCGCGGTGCCCTCTTCGGTGACGCCGGCAAGGCGCTGACCGACGGCAACATTGCCATCAGCAAGTCACTGCAACAGAGCTGA
- a CDS encoding carbohydrate ABC transporter permease, which produces MPVTAASPRRDLHSDTAAPPAPTPRRRRAARRRALLGALYATPNTVMVGLFFLVPLGLVIWMSLNRWPLLGAPTVNVPENFTGAADNALLGGAIWFTLKYTLIMTVALFVLSFGLALLVQQRRRGTGFLRTAFFMPMAVGFASASLLFLGLLSDEIGPVNDLLAKVGLIDGYVSWTSGSADSALGSAIVLVLWRFAGFNMLILLTGLQAIPLELYEAARIDGATRVQAFRSITLPLMRPTIALVLTMMTTGSLLAFDQFWILTRGGPDNSTTSLVMVIYREAFIRFDLGSAAAISVALLGVLVVFNVIQLGVLRRRSQ; this is translated from the coding sequence ATGCCCGTGACGGCCGCCTCCCCCCGGCGCGACCTGCACAGCGACACCGCCGCACCACCGGCGCCGACACCCCGGCGCCGTCGGGCCGCCCGCCGCCGCGCCCTGCTCGGCGCGCTCTACGCCACGCCCAACACGGTGATGGTGGGGCTGTTCTTCCTGGTGCCGCTGGGCCTGGTCATCTGGATGTCGCTGAACCGGTGGCCGCTGCTCGGCGCACCCACCGTCAACGTGCCGGAGAACTTCACCGGTGCTGCCGACAACGCGCTGCTCGGCGGGGCGATCTGGTTCACGCTGAAGTACACGCTGATCATGACGGTCGCGCTCTTCGTGCTCTCGTTCGGGCTCGCGCTGCTGGTGCAGCAGCGGCGGCGGGGGACCGGGTTCCTGCGGACCGCCTTCTTCATGCCGATGGCCGTCGGTTTCGCCAGCGCCTCGCTGCTCTTCCTGGGACTGCTCAGCGACGAGATCGGCCCGGTCAACGACCTGCTCGCCAAGGTCGGCCTGATCGACGGCTACGTCTCCTGGACCAGCGGCAGCGCCGACTCCGCGCTCGGCTCGGCGATCGTGCTGGTGCTGTGGCGCTTCGCCGGATTCAACATGCTCATCCTGCTCACCGGCCTGCAGGCGATCCCGCTGGAGCTCTACGAGGCGGCGCGGATCGACGGCGCCACCCGGGTGCAGGCCTTCCGCTCGATCACGCTGCCGCTGATGCGCCCCACGATCGCGCTGGTCCTGACGATGATGACGACCGGCTCGCTGCTCGCCTTCGACCAGTTCTGGATCCTCACCCGGGGCGGCCCCGACAACTCGACCACCTCCCTGGTGATGGTGATCTACCGCGAGGCGTTCATCCGCTTCGACCTCGGGTCGGCGGCCGCGATCTCCGTGGCGCTGCTCGGCGTCCTGGTCGTCTTCAACGTCATCCAGCTCGGCGTACTGCGCCGGCGGTCCCAGTGA
- a CDS encoding carbohydrate ABC transporter permease: MSSISSASRWGRHVTGAALAILFLSPLLWSGWASLRTDTGFGLENYDRLFTSDNGIRLQHVLNSVAVSALTVVGTLVVATLGGYAFGRFTFPGRDLLFLVTLAILMVPYATILIALYVLLGWIGLQDSLIGLSLVLIMFQLPFSIFMMRNSFEAIPKELEESAYVDGCNSFSALLRILLPAVRPGLITVGLFAFLTSWSEFFAPLILLNSTDRFTTTLAVVNMRTASHGSIDYAALEAGVVFMAVPCLLLFAFMQRSYVRGFISGALKG; this comes from the coding sequence ATGTCCAGCATCAGCTCCGCGTCACGGTGGGGCCGCCACGTCACCGGCGCCGCGCTCGCGATCCTCTTCCTGTCGCCGCTGCTGTGGAGCGGCTGGGCGTCGCTGCGCACCGACACCGGCTTCGGCCTGGAGAACTACGACCGGCTCTTCACCTCCGACAACGGCATCCGGCTGCAGCACGTGCTCAACAGCGTCGCGGTCAGCGCACTCACCGTCGTGGGCACGCTGGTCGTCGCCACCCTCGGGGGGTACGCCTTCGGCCGCTTCACCTTCCCCGGGCGAGACCTGCTCTTCCTGGTGACCCTGGCGATCCTGATGGTGCCCTACGCGACCATCCTCATCGCCCTCTACGTCCTGCTCGGCTGGATCGGCCTGCAGGACTCGCTGATCGGGCTGAGCCTGGTGCTGATCATGTTCCAGCTGCCGTTCTCGATCTTCATGATGCGCAACTCGTTCGAGGCGATCCCCAAGGAGCTGGAGGAGTCGGCCTACGTCGACGGCTGCAACAGCTTCTCGGCGCTGCTGCGGATCCTGCTGCCCGCGGTGCGGCCGGGACTGATCACCGTCGGCCTCTTCGCCTTCCTCACCTCGTGGAGCGAGTTCTTCGCCCCGCTGATCCTGCTCAACTCCACCGACAGGTTCACCACCACCCTCGCCGTGGTCAACATGCGTACGGCGAGCCACGGCTCGATCGATTACGCCGCGCTGGAGGCCGGAGTGGTCTTCATGGCGGTGCCCTGCCTGCTGCTGTTCGCCTTCATGCAGCGCAGCTATGTCCGCGGCTTCATCTCCGGCGCGCTCAAGGGCTGA
- a CDS encoding glycoside hydrolase family 127 protein, producing the protein MPPLFLSRRALLQSSAAVAAGAAVGGLATGAPAQAARPDIGVSAYPFPLGAVALLPGPFADNTARTHAYLKFLDADRLLHMFRVTVGIASSATACGGWESPSTELRGHSMGHVLSALAQAYASTGDTAFKAKSDYLVTSLAACQDRATAAGFNAGYLSAFPESFIDRVEARQQVWAPYYTLHKTIAGLLDAYRLTGSALALAVLQRKAAWVALRNSRLTYAQRQNMLDTEFGGMAETLTNLYQLTDNPAHLTTAQYFDHAEIFDPLAANTDALANYHANTQIPKALAAIREYHATGTTRYRDIAVNFWTMVVNRHSYAIGANSNGEYFKAPGRIAGELSDTTAECCNSYNMLKLTRQLFFTTPGRADLFDFHEKALFNHLLGAQNPASAHGFHSYYTPLRAGGIKAYSNDYDDFTCCHGTGMETNTKHGDSIYFVNGDTLWVNLFIASVLTWPGRSITVRQDTTFPQAGTTRLTVTGSGTIDLRVRVPAWAAGATIRVNGALQPAPAPGGYAAISRTWTSGDTVDITLPMALTRESTPDNSAVQAVKVGPIVLAGQYGTSNLSGLPTLTASTLTATADPLRYTATASTGQVTLLPFYQTHGQRYSVYWTVNDTPPPVPFVAHYPFDEGSGTTAADATGNGRTATLAGGATWTTGRTGNAVNLTGTGAYVQLPPGLLAGATAFTAACWVRLDAVTAWTRIFDFGSGTGVNMFLTPRSSSGFPRYAITTGGAGAEQRIDGTSALTAGVWTHLAVTQTGNLGVLYVNGAEVARNTSLTTRPAALGATTSNRLGRSQYAGDPTLDAALDGFRVYARALTAAEVASLHSTGS; encoded by the coding sequence ATGCCCCCGCTATTCCTGTCCCGCCGCGCGCTGCTACAGAGCAGTGCCGCCGTCGCCGCAGGTGCGGCCGTCGGCGGACTCGCGACGGGTGCCCCCGCCCAGGCGGCCCGGCCCGACATCGGCGTCTCGGCCTACCCGTTCCCGCTCGGCGCGGTCGCCCTGCTCCCCGGGCCCTTCGCCGACAACACCGCCCGCACCCACGCCTACCTGAAGTTCCTCGACGCCGACCGGCTGCTGCACATGTTCCGGGTCACCGTCGGCATCGCCTCCTCGGCGACCGCCTGCGGCGGCTGGGAGTCGCCCAGCACGGAGCTGCGCGGCCACTCGATGGGCCACGTGCTCTCGGCGCTGGCCCAGGCCTACGCGAGCACCGGCGACACCGCCTTCAAGGCGAAGTCCGACTACCTCGTCACCTCGCTCGCCGCCTGCCAGGACCGGGCCACCGCCGCCGGGTTCAACGCCGGTTACCTCTCCGCCTTCCCGGAGAGCTTCATCGACCGGGTCGAGGCGCGGCAGCAGGTGTGGGCGCCTTACTACACACTGCACAAGACGATCGCGGGACTGCTGGACGCGTACCGGCTGACCGGTAGTGCTCTTGCTCTTGCGGTCCTGCAGCGCAAAGCGGCGTGGGTCGCGCTGCGCAACAGCCGGCTCACCTATGCCCAGCGGCAGAACATGCTCGACACCGAGTTCGGCGGCATGGCGGAGACGCTCACCAACCTCTACCAGCTCACCGACAACCCGGCGCACCTCACCACCGCGCAGTACTTCGACCACGCGGAGATCTTCGACCCGCTCGCGGCGAACACCGACGCGCTCGCCAATTACCACGCCAACACCCAGATCCCGAAGGCCCTCGCGGCGATCCGGGAATACCACGCCACCGGCACCACCCGTTACCGCGACATCGCCGTCAACTTCTGGACCATGGTCGTCAACCGGCACAGCTACGCCATCGGCGCCAACTCCAACGGCGAATACTTCAAGGCACCCGGCCGCATCGCCGGCGAGCTGTCCGACACCACCGCCGAGTGCTGCAACAGCTACAACATGCTCAAGCTGACCCGGCAGCTCTTCTTCACCACGCCGGGGCGCGCCGACCTGTTCGACTTCCACGAGAAGGCGCTCTTCAACCACCTGCTCGGTGCGCAGAACCCGGCCAGCGCGCACGGCTTCCACAGCTACTACACGCCGCTGCGGGCCGGCGGGATCAAGGCCTACAGCAACGACTACGACGACTTCACCTGCTGCCACGGCACCGGCATGGAGACGAACACCAAGCACGGCGACAGCATCTACTTCGTCAACGGCGACACGCTCTGGGTCAACCTCTTCATCGCCTCCGTGCTCACCTGGCCCGGCCGGTCGATCACGGTGCGGCAGGACACGACCTTCCCCCAGGCGGGCACCACCCGGCTCACGGTCACCGGTTCCGGCACGATCGACCTGCGGGTACGCGTACCCGCCTGGGCCGCCGGCGCGACGATCCGCGTCAACGGCGCCCTGCAGCCCGCGCCCGCGCCCGGCGGCTACGCGGCGATCAGCCGGACCTGGACCTCCGGCGACACCGTCGACATCACCCTGCCGATGGCGCTGACCCGGGAGTCCACACCGGACAACAGCGCGGTGCAGGCGGTCAAGGTCGGCCCGATCGTGCTCGCGGGGCAGTACGGCACCAGCAACCTCAGCGGGCTGCCCACCCTCACCGCGAGCACCCTCACGGCGACGGCGGACCCGCTGCGGTACACGGCGACGGCGAGCACGGGGCAGGTCACCCTGCTGCCGTTCTACCAGACCCACGGGCAGCGCTACAGCGTCTACTGGACCGTCAACGACACGCCGCCGCCGGTGCCGTTCGTGGCGCACTACCCCTTCGACGAGGGCAGCGGTACGACCGCCGCCGACGCCACCGGCAACGGCCGGACAGCGACCCTCGCCGGTGGCGCCACGTGGACCACCGGGCGCACCGGCAACGCCGTCAACCTCACCGGCACCGGTGCGTATGTGCAGCTCCCGCCCGGACTGCTCGCCGGGGCCACCGCCTTCACGGCCGCCTGTTGGGTGCGGCTCGACGCCGTCACTGCCTGGACCCGGATCTTCGACTTCGGCTCCGGGACCGGCGTCAACATGTTCCTCACCCCGCGCAGCTCCAGCGGCTTCCCCCGTTACGCCATCACCACCGGCGGGGCGGGCGCCGAGCAGCGCATCGACGGCACCTCGGCCCTGACCGCCGGGGTCTGGACCCATCTCGCCGTCACCCAGACCGGCAACCTCGGCGTGCTCTACGTCAACGGCGCCGAGGTCGCCCGCAACACCAGCCTCACCACCCGGCCCGCCGCGCTCGGCGCCACGACGAGCAACCGGCTGGGCCGATCCCAGTACGCCGGCGACCCGACCCTGGACGCGGCTCTGGACGGCTTCCGGGTCTACGCCCGGGCGCTGACCGCGGCCGAGGTCGCCAGCCTGCACTCCACCGGCTCCTGA